The following are from one region of the bacterium genome:
- a CDS encoding NAD(P)/FAD-dependent oxidoreductase: MSSERRIEKLEATDDELARHLEDAQLPALLLATSHLTGDPAILDGAPEPQQGLLAGEQGGYDEAQIADARARCFEALKRWRDAGCPEPPRPTEAELRRLLGFVIDPSRLDETLPFLLDELSLDGADTRAPKWKKSELAPDRDFHVAIIGAGMSGLCAAIRLQQAEIPFTIFEKSDDVGGTWHDNVYPGCRVDVSNHFYSYSFAQGFEWPQLFSTQPILLEYFKHVADAFGLREHIRFGTEVKRAVFDEASGAWNLELESSGAREDVSAQVLVSGMGQLNRPRMPEIDGMDDFAGPSFHSARWDRSIDLTDKKVAVIGTGASACQFIPILAEQTSHLTVLQRTPPWLLPTLDYHEEVPSGLQWLYQHVPHYAEWYRFWLFWSTAEGLLETVEVQDGWSGAPGSVGPLNEDIRVMLVEYLKEATGGDAELLEKMTPAYPPFSKRFVRDNGILPATFARDDVTLETTGIDRITEKGIRLVDGSEVEADVIVYGTGFTASDFLMPLEVVGRDGRELHDHWAGDARAYLGITLPYFPNLFLLYGPNTNIVVNGSIIFFTECEVDYLLASIEMLLRDGKHAMDCKPAVHDAYNERIDADNMRRAWGAATVNTWYKNQHGRVSQNWPYGLLDYWKQTRKVESADYELL; encoded by the coding sequence CGACGGCGCGCCGGAGCCCCAGCAGGGACTGCTCGCCGGCGAGCAGGGCGGCTACGACGAGGCGCAGATCGCCGACGCGCGGGCGCGCTGCTTCGAAGCGCTCAAGCGCTGGCGGGACGCCGGCTGTCCGGAGCCGCCGCGACCGACCGAGGCAGAGCTGCGTCGCCTGCTCGGCTTCGTGATCGACCCGTCGCGCCTCGACGAGACCCTGCCCTTCCTCCTCGACGAGCTGAGTCTCGACGGCGCCGACACGCGCGCCCCCAAGTGGAAGAAGTCGGAGCTCGCCCCCGACCGCGACTTCCACGTCGCGATCATCGGCGCCGGCATGTCCGGCCTCTGCGCCGCGATCCGCCTCCAGCAGGCGGAGATCCCCTTCACGATCTTCGAGAAGAGCGACGACGTCGGCGGGACCTGGCACGACAACGTCTATCCGGGTTGCCGGGTCGATGTCTCCAACCACTTCTACAGCTACTCGTTCGCCCAGGGCTTCGAGTGGCCCCAGCTCTTCTCGACCCAGCCGATCCTGCTCGAGTACTTCAAGCACGTGGCGGACGCGTTCGGACTCCGCGAGCACATCCGCTTCGGAACCGAGGTGAAGCGCGCGGTCTTCGACGAAGCGAGCGGCGCGTGGAATCTCGAGCTCGAGTCGAGCGGCGCGCGCGAAGACGTCTCCGCTCAGGTCCTCGTCAGCGGCATGGGCCAGTTGAACCGCCCGCGCATGCCCGAGATCGACGGCATGGACGATTTCGCCGGCCCTTCGTTCCACTCCGCGCGCTGGGACCGGAGCATCGACCTGACCGACAAGAAGGTCGCCGTGATCGGAACCGGCGCCTCGGCGTGTCAGTTCATTCCGATCCTGGCCGAGCAGACGAGCCACCTGACGGTCCTCCAGCGAACGCCGCCGTGGCTGCTCCCGACCCTCGACTACCACGAAGAGGTCCCGAGCGGCCTGCAGTGGCTCTACCAGCACGTGCCCCACTACGCCGAGTGGTACCGGTTCTGGCTCTTCTGGAGCACGGCCGAGGGGCTCCTCGAGACCGTCGAGGTCCAGGACGGCTGGTCGGGCGCGCCGGGCTCCGTCGGTCCGCTCAACGAAGACATCCGCGTCATGCTGGTCGAGTACCTGAAGGAGGCGACCGGAGGCGACGCCGAGCTCCTCGAGAAGATGACGCCCGCCTACCCGCCCTTCTCGAAGCGCTTCGTCCGCGACAACGGGATCCTGCCGGCCACCTTCGCCCGCGACGACGTGACCCTCGAGACCACCGGAATCGACCGGATCACCGAGAAGGGCATCCGCCTCGTCGACGGAAGCGAGGTCGAAGCCGACGTGATCGTCTACGGAACCGGCTTCACCGCCAGCGATTTCCTCATGCCGCTCGAAGTCGTCGGCCGGGACGGGCGCGAGCTCCACGACCACTGGGCGGGGGACGCGCGGGCCTATCTGGGGATCACCCTCCCCTACTTCCCGAACCTCTTCCTGCTCTATGGCCCGAACACGAACATCGTCGTCAACGGCAGCATCATCTTCTTCACGGAGTGCGAGGTCGACTATCTGCTCGCGTCGATCGAGATGCTGCTCCGGGACGGCAAGCACGCCATGGATTGCAAGCCGGCGGTCCACGACGCCTACAACGAGCGGATCGATGCCGACAACATGAGGCGCGCCTGGGGCGCCGCGACGGTCAACACCTGGTACAAGAACCAGCACGGCCGCGTGTCGCAGAACTGGCCCTACGGCCTGCTCGACTACTGGAAGCAGACACGGAAGGTAGAGTCCGCGGACTACGAGCTGCTCTAG